The proteins below come from a single Aegilops tauschii subsp. strangulata cultivar AL8/78 chromosome 6, Aet v6.0, whole genome shotgun sequence genomic window:
- the LOC109756122 gene encoding putative ripening-related protein 5: MATARALATMAIFLLVALSTSHIASSLRPGLGVCRASGYLPGKSGNCEKSNDPDCCEDGKRYPQYHCSPPVTAITKAVLTLNSFEKGKDGGGPSECDNAYHSDKEMVVALSTGWFKNMARCGHRIKITANGKSVYAKVVDECDSVYGCDKDHNYEPPCADNIVDASPAVWNALGLDQNVGMEGITWSDE; this comes from the coding sequence ATGGCCACTGCAAGAGCTCTAGCCACCATGGCAATCTTCCTCCTGGTGGCGCTCTCCACCTCCCACATCGCGTCCTCACTCCGCCCTGGTCTCGGTGTCTGCCGTGCAAGTGGCTACCTTCCAGGAAAGTCGGGCAACTGTGAGAAGAGCAACGACCCGGACTGTTGCGAGGATGGCAAGAGGTACCCGCAGTACCACTGCTCGCCGCCGGTCACCGCGATCACCAAGGCCGTCTTGACGCTCAACAGCTTTGAGAAGGGCAAGGACGGCGGCGGTCCGTCGGAGTGTGACAACGCCTACCATAGCGACAAGGAGATGGTAGTCGCGCTCTCCACCGGCTGGTTCAAGAACATGGCCCGTTGCGGGCACCGCATCAAGATCACCGCCAATGGCAAGTCCGTGTATGCCAAGGTGGTGGACGAGTGCGACTCCGTCTATGGCTGCGACAAAGACCACAACTACGAGCCCCCGTGTGCCGACAACATCGTCGACGCGTCTCCTGCGGTGTGGAATGCCTTGGGGCTTGACCAGAATGTCGGCATGGAGGGAATCACCTGGTCTGATGAGTGA